One segment of Gemmatimonadaceae bacterium DNA contains the following:
- a CDS encoding cytochrome c-type biogenesis protein, protein MTRRSLMTAAAVAALVGFAAGGRSQEAPGAAAQEAADAELEARTTAVASTLRCPVCQGESIQDSPSELAQDMRALVREQLRAGKTPEEVKAYFVGRYGEWILLEPRMTGLNILLYVFPVILVLGGLAFVVVLVRKWSASQPKPE, encoded by the coding sequence GTGACGCGACGGTCGCTCATGACCGCCGCCGCCGTGGCGGCGCTGGTCGGGTTCGCCGCCGGAGGCCGGTCCCAGGAAGCTCCGGGCGCAGCGGCGCAGGAGGCCGCCGACGCCGAGCTGGAGGCGCGAACGACCGCGGTCGCTTCCACGCTCCGCTGCCCGGTGTGCCAGGGGGAATCCATTCAGGACTCGCCGTCGGAGCTCGCGCAGGACATGCGCGCGCTCGTGCGCGAGCAGCTCCGCGCCGGCAAGACGCCCGAGGAAGTGAAAGCGTACTTCGTCGGGAGATACGGCGAATGGATTCTGCTCGAGCCCAGGATGACGGGGCTCAACATCCTGCTGTATGTCTTTCCCGTGATACTCGTGCTCGGAGGACTGGCCTTCGTAGTCGTGTTGGTCAGGAAGTGGAGCGCGTCCCAGCCAAAACCGGAGTAG
- a CDS encoding zinc ribbon domain-containing protein: MTNRKEPAASPRYCTACGTELAAGARFCHRCGAPVDGPRVPAATAPGFSRALPWSVLALALVALIALVFARNDLRPVPPDMGSAPLGGPMGAGVPDISSMSPQERADRLFNRVMSLASEGKADSAAFFSPMALSAFDALAPHNAHQRYDIGLIALVSGRPELAAAQADTILAQRPTHLLGLALAIRAADARRDAAARAGFQRRLIAAEQTELATGLQEYGDHNPDIIEALRAARAP; encoded by the coding sequence ATGACGAACCGAAAGGAACCCGCGGCAAGTCCGAGGTACTGCACCGCCTGCGGCACCGAACTCGCGGCGGGCGCCCGCTTCTGCCACCGTTGCGGCGCCCCGGTAGACGGGCCGCGCGTCCCCGCGGCGACTGCGCCCGGCTTCTCGCGAGCGCTGCCGTGGAGTGTGCTCGCCCTCGCGCTGGTCGCGCTGATCGCGCTGGTGTTCGCGCGGAACGATCTCCGTCCTGTGCCCCCCGACATGGGCTCGGCCCCGCTCGGCGGCCCCATGGGCGCAGGCGTGCCGGACATCTCGAGCATGTCTCCGCAGGAGCGCGCCGACCGCCTGTTCAACCGCGTCATGAGCCTCGCGAGCGAAGGGAAGGCGGACAGCGCGGCGTTCTTCAGTCCCATGGCGCTCAGCGCGTTCGACGCGCTCGCGCCGCACAACGCGCATCAGCGGTACGACATCGGCCTGATCGCGCTGGTGTCAGGTCGTCCGGAGCTGGCCGCCGCGCAGGCCGATACGATTCTCGCGCAGCGGCCCACGCATCTGCTGGGGCTCGCGCTGGCCATCCGCGCAGCGGACGCCCGCCGCGACGCGGCGGCGCGCGCGGGATTTCAGCGCCGGCTGATCGCGGCCGAGCAGACCGAACTGGCGACGGGCCTGCAGGAATACGGCGACCACAACCCGGACATCATCGAGGCGCTCAGAGCAGCCCGGGCTCCGTAA
- the hemG gene encoding protoporphyrinogen oxidase yields the protein MRARRLVVIGGGISGLAAAWAARQEASGAQGGLEVLVLERGEHVGGKANSVARDGWLVEDGPSGYLSGRPEMDGLIEAIGLAHDRVPANRAARVRFLYRAGKIRRVVPNPVGLLTEGILGPLGVARMLAEPFVPRRRETNDDESVWSFAARRLGAQVADRMVLPMALGIFAGDARRLSLRAAFPRMAALEREHGSVIRGMIARRGSMSSGTLTSFRHGMQQLPRALAERGGFTVRCNAGVRALRRTGDGWSVVVDGDAEAIPADAVVLAGEPWAMAPLLRPHDERAAAELTGIACPPVGVVALGFGPAAAAKLPVGFGLLVARGEGFRMLGTLWETHLYEGRGPAGHLLVRAMFGGAVDPDAGALSESGLAALARAEVAKLYHLTDTPLLEHVVRVPRAIPQYEIGHPARVARISAAIDALPGLSITGNGLRGVAFADAASDGVRVGRTAARRLTEPGLL from the coding sequence GTGAGAGCACGCCGGCTCGTCGTCATCGGCGGGGGTATCTCCGGCCTGGCGGCGGCGTGGGCGGCGCGCCAGGAGGCTTCGGGCGCGCAGGGCGGTCTCGAAGTGCTCGTGCTCGAGCGCGGCGAGCACGTCGGAGGCAAGGCGAACAGCGTCGCGCGCGACGGATGGCTGGTCGAAGACGGGCCGTCGGGGTACCTGAGCGGGCGGCCGGAGATGGATGGCCTGATCGAGGCGATCGGCCTCGCGCACGACCGCGTGCCGGCGAACCGCGCGGCGCGAGTGCGGTTTCTCTATCGCGCGGGGAAGATCCGCCGCGTGGTGCCGAACCCGGTCGGACTGCTGACCGAAGGAATTCTCGGCCCCCTCGGCGTGGCGCGCATGCTGGCGGAGCCGTTCGTGCCGAGGAGGCGCGAGACGAACGACGACGAGTCCGTGTGGAGCTTCGCGGCGCGCCGCCTCGGCGCCCAGGTCGCCGACCGCATGGTACTGCCGATGGCGCTCGGCATCTTCGCGGGTGACGCGCGACGGCTCTCGCTGCGCGCGGCGTTTCCGCGAATGGCCGCGCTGGAACGCGAGCACGGATCGGTCATCCGCGGAATGATCGCGCGCCGCGGGAGCATGAGCTCCGGCACGCTGACGTCGTTCCGGCACGGCATGCAGCAGCTCCCGCGCGCGCTCGCCGAGCGCGGTGGATTCACCGTCCGGTGCAACGCCGGCGTGCGCGCGCTGCGGCGCACCGGGGACGGCTGGAGCGTGGTGGTCGATGGGGACGCGGAAGCGATCCCGGCAGACGCGGTCGTTCTCGCCGGCGAGCCGTGGGCGATGGCGCCGCTGCTGCGGCCGCACGACGAGCGGGCGGCGGCGGAGCTGACCGGGATCGCGTGCCCTCCGGTTGGAGTCGTCGCGCTCGGCTTCGGGCCGGCCGCCGCCGCGAAGCTCCCGGTCGGCTTCGGCTTGCTCGTCGCCCGCGGGGAAGGTTTCCGCATGCTCGGCACTCTCTGGGAGACCCATCTTTATGAGGGGCGAGGCCCGGCCGGGCATTTGCTGGTGCGCGCGATGTTCGGCGGAGCAGTGGACCCGGACGCCGGCGCCCTGTCGGAATCCGGGCTCGCGGCGCTGGCGCGCGCCGAGGTCGCGAAGCTCTACCACCTCACCGACACACCGCTGCTCGAGCACGTAGTGCGCGTGCCGCGCGCGATCCCGCAGTACGAGATCGGACACCCCGCGCGAGTTGCGCGCATCTCGGCCGCGATCGACGCGCTACCCGGACTGAGCATCACGGGGAACGGACTGCGGGGCGTGGCGTTCGCCGACGCCGCCAGCGACGGCGTGCGGGTCGGCCGCACGGCGGCGCGGCGGCTTACGGAGCCCGGGCTGCTCTGA
- the hemN gene encoding oxygen-independent coproporphyrinogen III oxidase, whose product MSDPRRAHDTGEDMRPVGREVTAELLARHDRPGPRYTSYPTAVEFHEGVGTDDYVERLAAADQLGDAPLSLYMHLPFCEQRCLFCGCHVIITKHRDVAEPYLELVKREVELLAERLPNRRRFAQLHLGGGTPTYFSPAQLTDLLGHTLQHFRPAPGAELALEADPRVTTTEHIDALADLGFNRISFGVQDLTPEVQEAINRVQPLEQTAALVGHARRRGFRGINVDLIYGLPLQTPESFERTVDSVIALGVDRAAVYSFAFVPWVRGHQKKIEEDQLPDARTKVALFAMARERFLRAGYEPIGMDHFARPDDELALAKHDGRLRRNFQGYAVIPGDDVLGIGISAIGDVRGAYVQNEKKLSTYEERIRAGRLPVMRGVARSADDEVRRAVIHELMCNFRVDTADISRRFGLDFASYFADDLALLADHEREGLVQLGHGRIEATPVGELFVRNLAMCFDRYQREKHDAESRPVFSRTV is encoded by the coding sequence ATACCGGCGAAGACATGCGCCCGGTGGGCCGGGAGGTCACCGCGGAGCTGCTGGCGCGGCACGACCGCCCCGGACCGCGATACACCAGTTATCCCACGGCGGTCGAGTTCCATGAAGGCGTCGGCACCGACGATTACGTAGAGCGCCTGGCGGCGGCTGACCAACTCGGCGATGCGCCGCTCTCGCTGTACATGCATCTGCCGTTCTGCGAGCAGCGGTGCCTGTTCTGTGGCTGTCACGTGATCATCACGAAGCACCGGGACGTGGCGGAGCCGTACCTGGAGCTGGTGAAGCGCGAGGTCGAGCTGCTGGCCGAGCGGCTCCCCAACCGGCGCCGGTTCGCGCAGCTGCATCTGGGCGGAGGCACGCCCACTTACTTCTCCCCCGCGCAGCTCACCGACCTCCTTGGCCACACGCTGCAACACTTCCGGCCCGCGCCCGGCGCCGAGCTGGCATTGGAGGCCGACCCGCGCGTGACTACGACCGAGCACATAGACGCGCTCGCGGATCTGGGATTCAACCGCATCTCATTCGGCGTGCAGGACCTGACGCCGGAAGTGCAGGAGGCGATCAACCGCGTGCAGCCGCTCGAGCAGACGGCCGCGCTGGTCGGGCACGCGCGCCGGCGCGGATTCCGCGGCATCAACGTGGACCTCATCTATGGCCTCCCGCTGCAGACGCCGGAGAGCTTCGAGCGAACCGTGGACTCGGTGATCGCGCTCGGAGTCGATCGCGCCGCCGTCTACTCGTTCGCGTTCGTCCCCTGGGTGCGCGGCCACCAGAAGAAGATCGAGGAAGACCAGCTTCCCGATGCGCGCACGAAGGTCGCGCTGTTCGCGATGGCGCGCGAGCGGTTCCTGCGCGCCGGATACGAGCCCATCGGGATGGATCACTTCGCGCGGCCCGACGACGAGCTCGCGCTGGCGAAGCACGATGGGCGGCTGCGGAGAAACTTCCAGGGATACGCCGTGATCCCCGGTGACGACGTGCTCGGCATCGGAATCTCCGCGATTGGCGACGTGCGCGGCGCCTACGTGCAGAACGAGAAGAAGCTCTCCACGTACGAAGAGCGCATCCGCGCGGGGCGGCTTCCCGTCATGCGCGGCGTGGCGCGCTCGGCCGACGACGAGGTACGGCGCGCCGTGATTCACGAGCTGATGTGCAACTTCCGGGTGGACACCGCCGACATCTCCCGCCGGTTCGGACTCGACTTCGCGAGCTACTTCGCGGACGATCTCGCGCTGCTCGCCGACCACGAGCGCGAAGGCCTGGTGCAGCTCGGCCACGGCCGGATCGAGGCGACTCCGGTGGGCGAGCTGTTCGTGCGCAACCTCGCCATGTGCTTCGACCGCTACCAGCGCGAAAAGCACGACGCCGAGTCCCGGCCGGTATTCAGCCGCACGGTGTGA